CGGCATCGCCGCCACGTTCAACGCCCCCATGGCGGGACCGTTCTTCGCGATGGAGCTCATCCTGCGCGACTTCACGGTGGAGTCCTTCGGCGCCGTGGTGCTGTCCAGCGTCACCGCCAGCGTGATCGGACGCGCCGTGATGGGCAACGAGGCGTTCCTCTCGCTGCCCGACTTCCACCTGCGGAACCCGAGCGAATTCCTGCTGTTCGCGCTGCTCGGCGTGCTCATCGGTGCCGCCGGGGTGCTGTTCTCCAAGGTCCTCTACCGCATAGAGGACCTCTGCGACCGAATATGGCGCGGTCCGGAGTGGCTGCGTCCCGGCGTCGGCGGGTTGTTCCTCGGCCTGCTGTTGCTGGTGCTGCCGCAGATGTACGGCGTCGGCTATCCGGTGCTGGGCAACGCCATCAACGGCAACTACGCCATCTGGTTCCTGGTGATACTGCTACTGGGCAAGATGATCGCCACCAGCCTCACCATCGGCATCGGCGGATCCGGGGGCGTGTTCGCACCCGCCCTGTTCATCGGCGGCATGGGCGGCACCGCGTTCGGTCTCGTCGCTCACGGACTGATCCCGGAGATCGCCGGATCGCCGGGAGCCTACGGGCTCATCGGAATGGGGGCGGCCTTCGCCGGATCGGCACGGGCGCCCATGACGGCTGTGATCATCCTGTTCGAGCTGACCGGGCAGTACTCGATCATCCTGCCACTGATGCTCGCCGTCGTGGTCGCGACGTTGATCAGCAGAACACTCAGCAGGGACACGATCTACACCACCAAGCTGAGCAGGCGCGGCATCGACCTCGACGCCAGGCAACGGCGTGGTCGGTTGCCGGACCGCACGGTCTCCGACGTGATGGATCCGCTGCCGGAAACGTTGACCACGCGGACCGGGCTCTCCGAAGCCGCGCGACGGCTGGCCCAGAGCACTGACTCCGTGCTGCCCGTGCTGGACGACGAAGGGCGCTACAAGGGGTGTGTCACGGCGGGGGCCGTGGCCGAAGTGCTCGGGGACGGCACCGTGGACAACGGCGAGGTCGGCGACCTGCTGGAGAGCCCCCCGACGATCGCTTCCGGGAGCAAGCTCGTCGACGCGCTCGACTCGCTGGTCTCCGTCGAGGTGACCGCTGCTCCCGTGCTGGAGGAGCAGGGTACCCAACCGGTCGGTTGGATCAGTCACCGAACGCTGTTGAGCTGTATGGGGACGACCGCCAACAGCGGCTGAGAACGGTTTTCAAGGACGTGCTCCCGGGGCC
This portion of the Actinopolyspora lacussalsi genome encodes:
- a CDS encoding CIC family chloride channel protein (product_source=KO:K03281; cath_funfam=1.10.3080.10,3.10.580.10; cog=COG0038; ko=KO:K03281; pfam=PF00571,PF00654; smart=SM00116; superfamily=54631,81340; transmembrane_helix_parts=Inside_1_29,TMhelix_30_52,Outside_53_79,TMhelix_80_102,Inside_103_176,TMhelix_177_199,Outside_200_250,TMhelix_251_273,Inside_274_292,TMhelix_293_315,Outside_316_324,TMhelix_325_347,Inside_348_353,TMhelix_354_376,Outside_377_385,TMhelix_386_408,Inside_409_414,TMhelix_415_432,Outside_433_591); protein product: MAEAVKRSIALPVAVRGRIGIWLRERGSGLMALALLVGLGSGLGAIAFRWLITSATELFSGRPEYTDVPGAPHPWLPGLGIWFLVLVPAIAGLIYGPLVYWFAPEAKGHGVPEVMYAVSERGGRIKPQVSLVKALASALCIGGGGSVGREGPIVQIGSALGSTMGRGMRLTERRMRVLVACGAAGGIAATFNAPMAGPFFAMELILRDFTVESFGAVVLSSVTASVIGRAVMGNEAFLSLPDFHLRNPSEFLLFALLGVLIGAAGVLFSKVLYRIEDLCDRIWRGPEWLRPGVGGLFLGLLLLVLPQMYGVGYPVLGNAINGNYAIWFLVILLLGKMIATSLTIGIGGSGGVFAPALFIGGMGGTAFGLVAHGLIPEIAGSPGAYGLIGMGAAFAGSARAPMTAVIILFELTGQYSIILPLMLAVVVATLISRTLSRDTIYTTKLSRRGIDLDARQRRGRLPDRTVSDVMDPLPETLTTRTGLSEAARRLAQSTDSVLPVLDDEGRYKGCVTAGAVAEVLGDGTVDNGEVGDLLESPPTIASGSKLVDALDSLVSVEVTAAPVLEEQGTQPVGWISHRTLLSCMGTTANSG